Proteins encoded in a region of the Xylocopa sonorina isolate GNS202 chromosome 11, iyXylSono1_principal, whole genome shotgun sequence genome:
- the LOC143428940 gene encoding ubiquitin carboxyl-terminal hydrolase 35: protein MNTEQILKYDIKQCLNLIMLGKDTDVTEGWTRLKKLECEPVYGQLNNYEIILREILNIEIQNIQEVPKVMIWFSKYLLEKPYATHSISNDIAVMLRNTKMNDMSHLTAILQVLLDHSVYLPESVNHSKLCEAIVNCLSTCLMPCDPKKILEFNDNASKVQHFLKVLCSRSRNIENDNLIFVCLQTLYKIISDTKRKQDLGPGLAAVLQVVEPSIIPQAVNWILSESHSDVQLAQALKVLCSWLPKWRGDQLSMWIMEFILGLEKRHKYSILIEMSKAKLDVMFWALSVPVFRQNASRIIFYILKRQGSPSLLPSIIRHTQMVISNFLMKEDTESSKECIQSLVDIMKLLMLRFPNQRICNNLENSFPVQPQMDIVKEMWNEHVWLNEMEEIEPLIESPNMHLGKVGLSNLGNTCYMNSVLQALLMTKQFCYEVLMYKPSSRVDDQVVLKKLQNLFTLLLYSKRISLAPTEILLASRPAYFLPGQQQDSSEFLCHLLDLIHEQEKSATINCETSNSNFKYKNDREINDSSSVSEEGASIKRWTTEEDLSGSVVLERKTRSLADFTQGEDLVQVQQLSDSHSDSTDSGIQSVGGEETSTQVPLIHRVLGGKCKITYQCAQCDTSSHNTDKFRDLQLCFPEEIQENQEVSVQDLINYYLTPEKLTGENKYRCDKCMKLCDAQRIIKILHAPMYLILILKHFRYDFDTRLRTKLRHKVMYNETIQLPVSTPLCTTTESYQLYAAVVHSGYSMDYGHYFTYARDSKQNWYKFNDSYVSQTTFNDFKDLKPPDTPYILFYEKTVPFEGFCDEDKPELSTLSKHLQELMANDTTAYIEELRHQAEKSQRGRHNSILLRKNENSDDENPPPSNCRGAVNMPASRFLY from the exons ATGAATACCGAACAAATTCTTAAGTACGATATCAAGCAGTGTTTAAATTTGATAATGCTCGGTAAAGATACAGATGTTACCGAAGGATGGACCAGACTTAAGAAATTAGAATGTGAGCCCGTCTACGGGCAGCTAAACAATTATGAAATTATCTTACGAGAAATACTCAACATTGAGATACAAAACATACAAGAGGTCCCAAAAGTGATGATTTGGTTCTCAAAATATTTGTTAGAGAAACCATACGCTACCCACTCGATTTCGAATGATATCGCAGTAATGTTAAGAAATACGAAGATGAATGATATGTCACATTTGACAGCGATACTTCAAGTACTATTAGATCATAGCGTCTATTTACCGGAGTCTGTGAACCATTCAAAGCTTTGCGAAGCAATTGTTAATTGTTTGTCCACTTGTCTAATGCCGTGCGATCCAAAAAAGATTCTAGAATTCAACGATAATGCTTCTAAAGTTCAACACTTTTTGAAAGTGCTGTGTTCAAGGTCTAGAAACATAGAGAATGACAATTTAATCTTTGTATGCCTTCAGacattatataaaataatatctGATACCAAAAGAAAGCAAGATCTTGGACCTGGTTTAGCTGCTGTATTACAAGTGGTAGAACCTTCCATCATTCCACAAGCTGTTAATTGGATACTTTCGGAATCGCATTCCGATGTTCAATTGGCTCAAGCTTTAAAAGTTTTGTGCAGTTGGCTTCCAAAGTGGAGAGGTGATCAGCTTAGTATGTGGATTATGGAATTTATACTTGGTTTAGAAAAGCGGCACAAATATTCAATACTAATTGAAATGTCAAAGGCAAAGCTCGATGTAATGTTTTGGGCTTTATCGGTACCAGTGTTCCGTCAGAATGCTTCcagaattatattttatattttaaaaagACAAGGATCGCCATCCTTGCTTCCAAGTATAATAAGACACACCCAAATGGTGATATCAAATTTTCTAATGAAAGAGGATACCGAATCGAGTAAGGAATGCATACAAAGCTTGGTTGATATAATGAAACTACTTATGCTGAGATTTCCAAATCAGCGCATCTGCAATAATTTAGAAAACAGCTTCCCAGTACAGCCACAGATGGATATTGTTAAGGAAATGTGGAATGAACATGTTTGGCTAAATGAAATGGAAGAAATTGAACCACTAATCGAATCTCCGAATATGCATTTGGGCAAAGTTGGACTTTCGAACCTTGGaaatacatgttacatgaatagcGTGTTACAAGCATTGTTAATGACTAAGCAATTTTGTTACGAAGTGTTAATGTACAAACCTTCAAGTAGAGTTGACGACCAAGTCGTGcttaaaaaattgcaaaatctatttacattattgttataCTCGAAGAGGATTTCCTTGGCACCAACTGAAATTTTATTAGCCTCACGCCCTGCTTACTTCCTACCGGGTCAACAGCAAGATAGTTCTGAATTCCTCTG CCACCTTTTAGACCTTATACATGAACAAGAAAAGTCTGCTACGATAAATTGCGAAACTAGTAACTCCAATTTTAAGTACAAAAACGATAGGGAAATAAATGATAGTTCATCAGTAAGTGAGGAAGGTGCTAGTATTAAACGCTGGACGACAGAAGAAGATTTAAGTGGAAGTGTTGTACTGGAAAGAAAGACACGATCGTTAGCAGATTTTACTCAAG GAGAAGATTTGGTACAAGTACAGCAACTTAGCGATTCACATTCAGATTCTACAGATAGCGGAATACAATCTGTAGGTGGAGAAGAAACGAGTACACAGGTACCACTCATACATAGGGTGCTAGGTGGAAAATGTAAAATTACTTATCAATGTGCTCAGTGCGATACTAGCTCCCACAATACAGATAAATTTCGCGATTTGCAACTCTGCTTCCCAGAAGAGATACAAGAAAATCAGGAGGTTTCTGTACAAGACCTTATCAATTACTATCTCACCCCAGAAAAGTTGACCGGTGAAAACAAGTATCGTTGCGATAAATGCATGAAGCTATGCGATGCACAAAGAATTATAAAAATCTTGCACGCGCCaatgtatttaattttaatattaaaacaTTTTCGTTACGATTTTGATACTAGATTAAGAACAAAATTACGGCACAAAGTGATGTACAACGAGACTATACAATTACCAGTATCGACACCATTATGCACAACTACAGAAAGTTATCAATTGTATGCCGCTGTTGTTCATTCGGGTTACAGTATGGACTATGGCCATTACTTTACTTACGCTCGTGATTCGAAACAAAATTGGTATAAATTCAATGACAGTTACGTGTCGCAAACGACTTTTAATGATTTCAAGGACTTAAAACCACCGGATACACCTTATATATTATTTTACGAAAAAACTGTACCGTTTGAAGGATTTTGTGATGAAGACAAACCCGAGTTGTCGACGTTAAGTAAACATTTGCAAGAGCTGATGGCAAATGATACTACAGCCTATATCGAGGAATTGAGGCATCAAGCCGAAAAGTCACAACGCGGACGGCATAATTCAATATTGTTACGAAAGAATGAGAATTCCGATGACGAGAACCCTCCGCCCAGTAACTGTCGAGGTGCGGTCAATATGCCAGCGAGTCGTTttctttattaa